The stretch of DNA GCTCGCGATCTGCGCCGAGGACATGAAAGCCTCGCCTGTGAGCTGGACGAAGGCGGGCGGCGACTGACCGAAGCCGAGGCCCGGCGACATCATGGCCACATCGAGCTTCTCGTAGGGGAAGGGGCCGTAGAGCCCCTCTAGGAACTTGATTATCTCCTTCCCCTCGTTGATGACGTCCTTTGGCTTCGTCGCCGGGACGTTGACCTCGAAGTCGACGGTTCCCCGGTCGGTCGGAACGGTGAAGATCGTGTTGGGCCAGAAGTGCACGATGAGAGGGATCTTCGCCCCGTTCAGAGTGGAGTCGTACTCGCCGTTCTCCGTCTGGAACCGGCCGAAGATGATGCTGGGGAAGACCACAGGGCGATCGAAGATCATCTGGAGGGCGTTGTACTTGTCCTCCTCCCACGTCTTCACCGTCTTGCCCGATCCGGTCGCCGAGAGGGGCTTAATCGTCTTGATCGTCCAGTCGATCTCGGACTCTCCGCCGAGGTATCCGTACTTCGGGAACCATGGGAAGGTGTTCAAGAGCGAGTACGACACGTTGCTGATCTGCTCGATCGTGTTCTCCGCGAGCCTGAAGCTCAGCGTGACGTCCTTGTCCTTTCCGGCCGTCTCCTTGAGGAGGACGAGGGCGACGTTCTTCCGGTGGAGGACGGGAAGCTCGTTCCCTGCGGCGTCCTTCACCGACTTGACGTCGATCCACTTCGCCCGGCTGTCCCACCTCGGCCCGCGCGTGTCACTGACGAGGTCGAACGGTACAAGCTGAAGCCCGTCCACCTTGGGGGTGAACGTCACGTCCACGTCGATGTTGATCATCTGCAGGTCAGGGATCTCGAGGGTCATACGGTATCGCTTGACCCTGAGGATCTCGTGGAGATCGGTGTTCGGATCGGCGACGTATCGACCCGCCTGATCGAGGTCCGCCTTCCTGTGCCCCACGATGAGCGGGATCGGCCGCAGGAAGGCCCCGATAGGCTCGATCGCCGCGAGCAGCACCTCGTACGTGCGCTCCGGGGCCCATCCGAAGAGAAACCATCCGTAGTCGGCCGTATTGACGTGTGCCCGGAACGCAGCCCTCTGCCCGGGTTGCTTCAGCGCCGCGGTGATGACATCCCCCTCGGGGTCGTCGGCCTGGATCGTGTCGAGCACCTGGAGCCGATCCTTCAGGATCTTCCGCGCATGCTCCATCTCGTCGCCGGTCGCGGCTCTCGGCGCTGAGAGTCCCGGCTTCAGGTCGTCCCACGCGCTGTCGAACGCGACGAGAAACGCCTCCGTGATCTTCGTGTTGATCATCCCGCCGACGTCCTTGTTGAGATGGTCCTTCGCGGCGATGTTCAGCATGTCGCGATCCATCTTGCGGACCGGCGTCACGGTGAAGGAGCCCTCCCCGATGAAGACGGCGATCGGGGTCACCCCTTCGATCGCCTTCGAGAAGATGAGGACCCCCTTCGTCATCCGGATCGTCCCGATGTCGCGCGTGAGCGTCGCGTTCGTCACGTCGTGGACGCGCGCCGGATCGAGATCGATCTTGTAGAACTCGTCGCAGACGCGCTGGAAGTCCGCGCTCGTCGCGATGGCGGCGCGCGCGGGCGAGGCGGCGAACGAGCAGACGAGGGCGGCGAGGGCGAAGAGCACGAGGGTGCGCCGTGTCATGTGGGTTCTCCGTGATGTGATGGCGGGGGTCATCGGAAGCGCCGCGAATTATAGCACCGGGCCGGACGGCCTCTTTCGAATGGAAAGGGGCATCACCCCCCGGCGTGGAAGCTCGACCCGTCCGCCGCCATGCGCGAGAGGCGCGCGCAGGGGGCGAGCCTCGCGAGGCCCGACGCCGCGAGCGCGCGCGCGATCCCGGCCGCTCCGATCCCGTCGGCCCAGCGGAGAGGCCCCCCAAGGAACGGCGGGAACCCCGTCCCGAGGATCATCGCGACGTCCACCGTCCGCGCGTCGGGGGCCACCCCCTCGTCGAGGATGCGCGCCGCCTCGTTGATCATCGGGTAGAGAAGGCGCGTGACGGCGGCGTCCGCCCCCGGGACCGCGCCCGCGGCACCGCCCGTGCCGCGCACCGCGGAGACCGCAGCCTCCCGCACGCCGCGCCTCTTCCCCGAGGCGTAGGCGTAGAAGCCGGCGCCGCTCTTCACCCCGAGCGACCCCGCCCCCGCGAGCACCGCGAGGGCGTGGTCCTCGGGGAGGTGATCGCCGAAGGCGGCGGAGAGGACCTTCGAGACCTTCGCCGCCACGTCGAGGCCGATCTGATCGAGGAGGGCGAAGGGGCCCATCGGCATCCCGAATCGCTCGAGGGCGCGATCGATCGCGACGACGTCGCCGCCCGCCGCGAGGAGTTGGAGCGATTCGGCGAGGTACGGCATCAGCAGCCGGTTGACGACGAACCCGGGGGCGTCGGAGACGACGACGGGGGTCTTTCCCATCTTCTTCGCGAGGGCGCGCGCGACCGCAACGGTGTGGGGGGAGGTGGCCGGCCCCCTCACGATCTCGACGAGGGGCATCCGGTCCGCCGGGTTGAAGAAGTGGAGGCCGACGAACCGGTCGGGTCGCGCGAGGCGCGCGCCGATGTCGGCGACGGAGAGGGACGAGGTGTTCGTGGCGAGAACGCACGCGTCGCTCACCCGCGGCTCGAGATCGGCGAGGACGGCGCGCTTGATCTCGAGGTCCTCGACCACCGCCTCGAGGACGAAATCGGCCGCCTCGAAGCCGTCGAGCGTGAGCGAGGGGGAAATCCGGTGGAAGCGGGCGATGGTCCACTCCTTCGGCCGGCGCCTCGAGCCGCGGCCGGAGAGGATCGAGTGCGCCTCGCCGAGGCCGCGGGCGAGCGGGGGGGCGGCGACGTCCCGGAGGCGCACCGCGAGGCCTCGCCCGGCGGCGACGGCGGCGATCGCGCCGCCCATGACCCCCGCGCCGAGGATTCCGATCGATCGGGGGGCGGCGACGGGCGTCGAGCCCGGAGCGTCCTCTTCGCCGGCGCGCATCGCGAGGAAGACGCGCACCAGGTTCCGGCTGACCGGCCCCGTCACGAGCCCGCCGACGAGGTCGGCCTCGCGCGCGAGCCCTTCGGCGATGCCGTGGGCCAGCCCCCAGCCGATCGCGTCGATGGCGGCGAAGGGGGCCGGGTAGTGGCCGCCGGTCGCCTTCCGCGCCGAGGCGGCGGCGCGCGAGAGGATGAAGTGTCGGAACGGCGCCCGGAAAAGAAGGCGCTGCCCCGCGCCGAGGGAACGCCGCCGCTTCCCGCGGGCGAGAAGCTCGCGGGCGGCGGCGAGGACGCGCTCGGCGGGGACGACGGCGTCGACGAGGCGCGCGCGCTTCGCCTCGCGGGCGGAGAGGCTTCGTCCGGTGAGGATCATCTGGAGCGCCAGTGGGAGGCCGACGAGCCGGGGGAGGCGCTGCGTCCCGCCCCAGCCGGGGACGATGCCGAGGCGCACTTCGGGGAGGCCGATCTGGACCTCGTCGGCGTCGGCGGCGACGCGGAGGTTGCAGGCCAGAGCCAGCTCGAGGCCGCCGCCGAGGCAGGCCCCCGCGATCGCCGCGGCCGTCGGGAAGGGGGCGGCGGCGATGGCGTTCCAGACGTTCTGCCCGATGATCGCTTTCCGGCGACCCTCCTCGACCGACTTGACCGACGGGACCTGCTTCACGTCGACGCCCGCGACGAAGGTGCCCGGCTTCGCGCTCGCGATGACGAGGCTCTTCACGTCGCCGCGCCGCATGAAATAGGCGATCGCCTCGCCGACGGCGGTGAGGACGTCGGGGTCGATGAGGTTCACCTTCTGGCCCGGCGTGTCGAACAGGATCGTGGCGCGCCCGGCCGCGTCAATCGTCCAGGTGACCCCCGAGCTGGAGGAACCGGAATCCGGGCTCATGGCGCTTCCACCACCGCGGCCATCCCCTGACCGCCGCCGATGCAGAGGGAGACGACGCCGAGCTTCGCCTGGCGCCGTCGCATCTCCATCAGGATCGAGAGGACGAGCCTCGCCCCCGAGGCGCCGACGGGATGGCCGAGCGCGACCGCCCCGCCGTTCACGTTCAGCCGCGAGCGCGGGATCTCGCCAAAGAGCGACGGGAGGCCGAGCTCGTCGCGGCAGAAGCGTTCCGAGGCGAGGGCGGCGAGGCACGCGATCACCTGCGCGGCGAAAGCCTCGTTGATCTCGAAGAGATCGACGTCGGCGAGCGTCACTCCCGCGGCCGCCAGGGCGCGCGGGATCGCGACGGCGGGGCCGAGGCCCATTCTCCGCGGCGAGAGGCCCACGGTCGCGGAGGCGCGAAGGGTGCCGAGGGGCGCCGCGGGGCGCGCGCGCCGGGCGGCGCGCGCCGGGGTTGCGAGGACGAGGGCGGCGGCGCCGTCGGTGAGCGGCGAGGCGTTCCCGGCGGTGACGGTGCCGAGGTGCCGATCGAAGACCGGTCTGAGCTTCGCCAGGGCCTCGAGGGTCTGCTGGGGGCGAGGGCCGACGTCGGCCGCGACGAGCGCTCCGGGGACGAAGTACGGCGCGATCTCCTCGGCGTGCTTCGGCGCGGCGGCGACGGCGTCGCGGTGGCTCTGGAGGGCGAAGAGATCCTGCGCCTCGCGAGGGACCTGGAACTCGGCGGCGAGGATCTCGGCGGTCTCCCCCATGTTGAGCCCGCAGCACGGATCGGTGAGGCCGATCTCGAGCCCCGAGATCGGGCTGACGTGGCGCGGCCTCAGTCGCGAGAGGATCGCGGCGCGCGCCGGGATCGACTTCGCGCGCCCGGCCGCGAGGAAGATCTCCCGCGCCTCCTCGCGGAAGAAGAGAGGGATCGACGACATCGACTCGACGCCGGCCGCGACGACGACCTCGGCCTCGCCGAGCTCGATCAGACGGGCGGCGTGGATCACCGCCTCGAGCCCCGAGGCGCAGTTCCGGTTGACGGTGACGGCGGGGGCGGACTCCGGGAGCCCCGCGAGAAGGGAGGCGACCCTCGCGATGTTCGGGGCGTCGGCTGGTCCGGCGACGTTTCCCACCACGACGGCGTCGACGTCTTCCGGGGCCAGCCCCGATCGCGCCACCGCCTCGCGGATCGCCGCGGCGGCCAGCTCCTTCGCCGGCACCCGCGCGAGGTCGGCGAAGGCCCGGACGAAGGGGGTGCGGGCGCCGGCGAGGATCTGCGGGCGTTCCGCGAGCGGCCGGATCACGACGGGCCCGCCGGCCCATCCCGGTACATCGACTCGATCGCCGCGCGGTGCTTCTCCTCGACGACGCGGCGGCGGATCTTGAGCGTGGGGGTCAGCTCGCCGTCCTCGATCGAGAACTCCCTCGGCAGCAGCGTGAAGCGCCGGATCTGCTCGTACTGCGCGAAGTCGCGGAGCGCCTCGGCGACGACCCGCTCGAAGGCGGCGACGATCTCCGGGCGGGGGAGGAGGCTCTCGATCGGCGCGGCCGGGATCGCCAGGGTCTCGCACAGGCGCGCGAGCGCCTCGCGCTCCGGGACGAGCAGCGCCGAGACGAATCGCCGCGCGTTCCCCAGGACGACCGCCTGCGCGATGATCCCCGTCGCGCGGAGCGCGCTCTCGATCGGCTGCGGGGCGACGTTCTTCCCCCCCGAGGTGACGATGAGGTCCTTCTTGCGATCGGTGATCGACAGATACCCGGCCGCGTCGAGCGCCCCGATGTCGCCCGTGTGGAACCATCCCCCCTCGAGGGCGCGCCCCGTGGACTCCTCGTCGTTGAAGTAGCCCTGCATGATGCCCGGCCCCCGCGCCAGGATCTCGCCGTCCTCCGCGATGCGGACCTCGGTGTTCGCGAGCGGCCGGCCGACGCTGCCGGGGCGGATCCCCTTCGGGTCGTTGATCGCGATCACGGGGGAGGTCTCCGTGAGGCCGTACCCCTCCACGATGCGGACCCCCATCGACGTGAAGAACTCGAGGACCTCTCGCGGCAGCGGGGCGCCTCCCGAGATGGCGTGGCGCAGGCGGCCGCCGAGGCGGGAGCGAACGCGCCTCAGAACCAGCCGGTCGGCGGCGGCGTAGCGGGCCCGCATGAGGAGAGAAGGGGAAGGTCCCCCCGTCAGCGGGGAGAGGTTCACGGCCCGCCCGGCCTCGACGGCCCACGCGAAGAGGCGCCGGCGTCGCAGCGACGAGGCCGCGACGTGCGCCTCGACCTTCTCGCGCATCTTCTCGAAGAGGCGGGGCACGCTGGCGATGACGTTCGGGCGGATCGCCGTCAGCGCCTCGGGGACGTGCTCCATCGAGACGTGGACGATCGTGACGCCGTAGCGCATGAAGAGGTAGTCGGCGGTCCGCTGGAAGACGTGGGAGAGGGGGAGGAACGAGAGCGCGCGGTCCGCGGGCGTGAAGTCGAAGAGGGCGCCGATCGCCTCGATGTTCGAGACGAAGTTGCCGTGGGTCAGCATGACCCCCTTCGGCGGACCGGTGGTGCCGGAGGTGTAGATGATGCTCGCGAGGTCCTCGGGCTGGACACTCGCCGACATCCTCCGGAAGGCGTCGGGATCCCGCATCTTCAGCTCCGCGCCGCGCTTCACGACCTCCTTGAACGATCGGATCGCGCCGGCCGCCGCGGGGACGTCGTCCATGACGATGACCTGCTCGAGGCGCGGGAGCCGGCCGCGCATCTCCTCGACGATCTTCAGCAGACCCGCCGACGAGACGACGATCCCCCACGCGCCGGAGTTCGACAGGATGTACTCGATCTGCGCCGGCGAGAGGGTGGTGTAGATCGGCACCGACACCCCCCCCGCCGCGAGGAGGGCGTAGTCGGCCAGGAGCCATTCGGGGCGGTTCTCGGAGAGGATGGCGACGCGGGCCCCGCGCGGAAGGCCGTCGGCGCGCAGAGCGAGGGTCAGGCGCGTCACCGCCTCGAGGACGGATCGCGAGTCGAGGCCCCGCGCCCCCGACGGCGTGAAGTGGACGACCGCGTCCGGCTTCGCGTGCGTCGTGATCGAGTGAAGGAAGATGTCGTTGAGAGTGCGGATCAGTCCGGCTCCTCCGCCGCCTCGCCCTCCTGATCCCGATCTTCCTTCGCGAGGCCGTACTGCTCGAGCTTCTTGTAGAGGTTGCTCCGGGGGGTGTCGATCTCCTTCGCGGTCTTCGAGATGTTCCAGTCGTTCGCCTCGAGCTTCGCGATGATGAACGCCTTCTCGGCGACCTCCTTGAACTCGCGGAGCGTCGCGAAGGCGGCCGGCGCCGGCATCCCCGTGCCGCCCGCGGCCTCCATCGCCTCGCCGGGGAGGTCCGCGGCGTCGATCGTCTCCTTCGGCGTCATGATCAGGATCCGCTCGACGGTGTTCCTGAGCTCGCGCACGTTCCCCTTCCACGGCATGCGGGAGAGGGCCGAGACGGCGGCGGGCGTCAGGGTCTTCGGCTTGAGGTTGTTCTCGCGCGCGTACATGCCGACGAAGTGGCCGATGAGCTCGGGGATGTCCTCCGGCCGCTCGCGCAGGGACGGGAGAGTGATCGGGATGACCTTGAGCCGGAAGTAGAGATCCTCGCGGAACGTCCCCTTCCGGATCTCGGCGGCGAGGTCCTTGTTCGTCGCGGCGATGACGCGCACGTTCACGACGATCACGCGCGCCGCGCCGACGGGCTCGACCTCACCGGTCTCGAGGACCCTCAGCACCTTCGCCTGGGTCCGCGCGCTCATGTCGCCGATCTCGTCGAGGAAGATCGTCCCCTTGTCCGCCTGGACGAACTTCCCGATCTGTCGCCCCGAGGCGCCGGTGAACGATCCGCGCTCGTGGCCGAACAGCTCGCTCTCGATGAGATCCTCGGGGATTGCCGCGCAGTTCACCTTGATGAAGGTGGTCTCGGCCCGCGGGCTCTCCTTGTGCAGGGCGCGGGCGACCAGCTCCTTCCCGGTGCCGCTCTCGCCGGTGATGAGGACGGTCGCGTTGGTGGGGGCGGCGCTCTTGATGACGCCCCTCAGCGCCACCATCGCGCGGCTCGCGCCCACCAGCTCGAAGCGCGACTCGTCGGCCCTGCGGAGCTGGGCGACCTCGGACTTGAGCCGCCGCTGCTCGAGGGCGTTGCGGATGGCGAGGGAGAGCCGCTCCTGCTCGAGGGGCTTCTCGAGGAAGTCGATGGCGCCGAGGCGCGTCGCTCTCACCGCGTCGGCGATGTCCCCGTGGCCGGAGATCATCAGCACCGCGGAGTCCCCGGCCTGCCCCTTCAGCCGCTCGAGGACCTCCAGCCCGTCGAGGCCGGGCATCTTGATGTCGAGGAGGATGGCGTCGGGACGGTCGACGCGGGCGCGCTCGAGCCCCTCGTTCCCAGACGAGGCGGTGAGGACCTCGTAACCCTCGTACTCGAGGGTCATTTTGAGCGTTTTTCTGATGTCGGGCTCGTCGTCGATGACGAGGAGCCGTGGCTTCATTCTTCCTCGACCCGGAGCGTGACGAAGCGGGACGCGCCCTGACCGACGACGTACAGGTTGACGAGCGAGCCGGTCTTCATCTCTTTCGTCGCGGCGCGGAACGAGTCCATGTCGGTCACCGACTTGCGGTTCACCTCGGTGATGACGTCGCCTTCCCGCAGCCCCTTCTCCCACGCCTGGCTCGTGGTCGTCACGTGCACGATGACGAGCCCCTCGATCTCGGGTCCCATGCGGTACTCGCGGCGGATCTCGGGCGAGATCTCGTGCAGCACGAGGCCGAGGTTCTTGTCGAGGGTCTTCACGGGCGCCTCGGGCGCCTCGGGCGACCCCTCGGAGTCGAGCCTGGCGTTGACGGCCCCCGTGGATCGATCCATCAGCTCGGCGTTGAGCGTCTGCTCCTTGCCGTCGCGGACGATTCCCAGGGAGACCTTCTGGCCGGGGGCCTTCGCGCTGATCATGCGGATGAGGTCGTCGCTCGAGCCCAGGGGCTTCCCGTCCACGGTGGTGATCGCGTCGCCGCGTCTCAGGCCCGCGCGGTCGGCCGGGAGGCCGGGGCGGACCAGCTCGACGAACGCCCCTTTCTTCCCCGTGAGGCGGAAGTACTCGCGCTTCTCGGCGTCGAGGTCGCGATCGATGTCCCGGATCTCCACGCCGAGGAAGCCGCGCTCCACCTTACCCTTGCTCATGAGCTGCGACATGATGTCCTTCGCCATGTTGATCGGGATGGCGAAGGAGATCCCCTGGGCGGAGACGGTGATGGCGGCGTTGATGCCGATCGCCTCGCCGCGCGCGTTCAGGAGCGGGCCGCCGGAGTTGCCGCGGTTGATGGCGGCGTCGGTCTGGATGAAGTTGTCGAGCGACGTGTCGCGGTTCATCGCGTAGAGCTTGCGCCCCTTCGCGGAGACGACGCCGACGGTGACGGTGTGCTCGTATGCGAGGGGGTTCCCGATCGCGAGGACCCAGTCGCCCACCCTCATGCGATCCGAATCGCCCAGGGGGATCGTGGGGAGCTTGTGGTCGGAGTCGATCTTGACGATGGCGAGGTCGGTGTCGGGGTCTGCGCCGACGACCTTCGCGACGTAGTCGTGGTTGTCGCTCAGAAGGCGGATGTTGACCCGGTCGGCGTCCTCGATGACGTGGTAGTTGGTGAGGATGTAGCCGTCGTCGCTGATGACGAAGCCCGATCCGCCGTGATCCTGCCGCTCCGGGTCCCCCTCGTCCTGATCTCCCTTGGGCCGGCCGTCGGGGTTCGGGAAGAAGAACTCGAAGGGGGCGTGCCCCTCGAACTTCTTCTTGTCGCCCGATCGCACGATCTCGGTGGCGGTGATGTTCACGACCGCCGGGTTCGCCTTCTCGGCGATGTCGGCGAAGCTCGGCACCACGACGACCGCGTCGGGGCGAGCCTGCGGGATCTCCGGGGAGCCTCCGCGCTGCGCCGGGGTCACGGTCCCCGTATCGGGGGCCGCGGCCACGGGGATGCGGGTCTCCGGGCGCGAGGCGCTTCCGGCCCCCGTCGCGGCGACCATCAGCGTGACGACCACGAAGGTGAGGGCAAAGGTCAGGGTGACGAACTGCAGTTTGCGGGCGGCCATGGGGAAGGACTCCTTTGGACGGTCGAGCGACGAACCGTACCACCGTGTTTTGGAGGCCGTCAAGACGACCTCCTGTCCTCAAGTGAGGTCGGCGACTCGCCGATCTCCCGCCGCGTGAACCCGCGTCGATTCAAAAGATACGCCGCGTTTCGGCCCGATCGAGCCCCGGGTTCGTGCGGGCGGCAGCCGGCCGACTGCGAGGCGCGTGCCATGGGCGGGGACGGGCCCACCCTGTGGTATCGTGCGCCGATGAGACGATCCCTCCCGGCGATTCTCGCGATGGCCCTCGTGGCAGCCCTCGCCGCCCCGGCTTCCGTCCGGGCGGCGGACCCAGCGTCCCTCGTGACCCTCTCCCCGGAGCTGACCCGCGGGCGGCGCGACCGTCTGGTGGCAGAGCTCCGGAAGGAGCTGAAGGCCGGCGAGTCGGCGGTCCTCTATCTCCCGGGAGCGCCGGATCCGGAGCTCGAGGAGTTCCGGCAGACGAGCGACTTCTATTACCTGACGGGGATCCAGACGCCGGGAGCCGGCCTCATCCTTCACTTTTCCGCCGACAAGGCGAGCGAGCAGCTCTACCTCCCGCGCCGCAACCCGGCCACCGAGAAGTGGTCGGGGACCCCGCTCGGCCCCGGCGGGATCGACCCCGCCACGTCGAAGTCCGACGCCGAGAGGCAGCGCACGATCGATCTGACCGGATTCCGGGGGAGCGGTCAGGGAGATCCCGGAAGCGTCGGCGAGCACGAGACGATGCGGTCCGTTCTCTCGGCGCTCCTCCAGCGCGCGGCGGTCCTCCTCCTCGACTACACCCCGCCTTCCCTCGACGCCCTCGACACCGAGGAGTCGAAGCTCGCGTCGGAGGTCAAGGAGAGGTATCCGTCCATCAGGGTCCTCGCGGCGAAGGAGGCGATGGCGCGCCTGCGCGTCGTCAAGTCGCCGGAGGAGATCGTGGCGCTGCGCCGCGCCGCGTCGATCACCTGCGACGCCCACCGGGCCGCGATGCAGATGGTGCGGCCCGGGATGTGGGAGTTCGAGCTGGAGGCGATCCTCGAGTACGTCTTCACCCGGGAG from Acidobacteriota bacterium encodes:
- a CDS encoding Do family serine endopeptidase, producing MAARKLQFVTLTFALTFVVVTLMVAATGAGSASRPETRIPVAAAPDTGTVTPAQRGGSPEIPQARPDAVVVVPSFADIAEKANPAVVNITATEIVRSGDKKKFEGHAPFEFFFPNPDGRPKGDQDEGDPERQDHGGSGFVISDDGYILTNYHVIEDADRVNIRLLSDNHDYVAKVVGADPDTDLAIVKIDSDHKLPTIPLGDSDRMRVGDWVLAIGNPLAYEHTVTVGVVSAKGRKLYAMNRDTSLDNFIQTDAAINRGNSGGPLLNARGEAIGINAAITVSAQGISFAIPINMAKDIMSQLMSKGKVERGFLGVEIRDIDRDLDAEKREYFRLTGKKGAFVELVRPGLPADRAGLRRGDAITTVDGKPLGSSDDLIRMISAKAPGQKVSLGIVRDGKEQTLNAELMDRSTGAVNARLDSEGSPEAPEAPVKTLDKNLGLVLHEISPEIRREYRMGPEIEGLVIVHVTTTSQAWEKGLREGDVITEVNRKSVTDMDSFRAATKEMKTGSLVNLYVVGQGASRFVTLRVEEE
- a CDS encoding aminopeptidase P N-terminal domain-containing protein, producing MRRSLPAILAMALVAALAAPASVRAADPASLVTLSPELTRGRRDRLVAELRKELKAGESAVLYLPGAPDPELEEFRQTSDFYYLTGIQTPGAGLILHFSADKASEQLYLPRRNPATEKWSGTPLGPGGIDPATSKSDAERQRTIDLTGFRGSGQGDPGSVGEHETMRSVLSALLQRAAVLLLDYTPPSLDALDTEESKLASEVKERYPSIRVLAAKEAMARLRVVKSPEEIVALRRAASITCDAHRAAMQMVRPGMWEFELEAILEYVFTREGARYASYPAIVGSGPNSCTLHYFRNERRVEDGEVVLIDAGAEYARYATDVTRTFPANGHFSAEQRRVYDAVLKAQDETKAMVRPGVRIRELNENVKKVLDKAGLADRILHGCCHYVGLDVHDVSPDDTILAAGMVLTVEPGAYLPDRGFGVRIEDTLLVTESGSETLSACVPTDADEIEKLMAHRIEFPAVAPEAKR
- a CDS encoding sigma-54-dependent Fis family transcriptional regulator; its protein translation is MKPRLLVIDDEPDIRKTLKMTLEYEGYEVLTASSGNEGLERARVDRPDAILLDIKMPGLDGLEVLERLKGQAGDSAVLMISGHGDIADAVRATRLGAIDFLEKPLEQERLSLAIRNALEQRRLKSEVAQLRRADESRFELVGASRAMVALRGVIKSAAPTNATVLITGESGTGKELVARALHKESPRAETTFIKVNCAAIPEDLIESELFGHERGSFTGASGRQIGKFVQADKGTIFLDEIGDMSARTQAKVLRVLETGEVEPVGAARVIVVNVRVIAATNKDLAAEIRKGTFREDLYFRLKVIPITLPSLRERPEDIPELIGHFVGMYARENNLKPKTLTPAAVSALSRMPWKGNVRELRNTVERILIMTPKETIDAADLPGEAMEAAGGTGMPAPAAFATLREFKEVAEKAFIIAKLEANDWNISKTAKEIDTPRSNLYKKLEQYGLAKEDRDQEGEAAEEPD
- a CDS encoding enoyl-CoA hydratase/isomerase family protein; this translates as MSPDSGSSSSGVTWTIDAAGRATILFDTPGQKVNLIDPDVLTAVGEAIAYFMRRGDVKSLVIASAKPGTFVAGVDVKQVPSVKSVEEGRRKAIIGQNVWNAIAAAPFPTAAAIAGACLGGGLELALACNLRVAADADEVQIGLPEVRLGIVPGWGGTQRLPRLVGLPLALQMILTGRSLSAREAKRARLVDAVVPAERVLAAARELLARGKRRRSLGAGQRLLFRAPFRHFILSRAAASARKATGGHYPAPFAAIDAIGWGLAHGIAEGLAREADLVGGLVTGPVSRNLVRVFLAMRAGEEDAPGSTPVAAPRSIGILGAGVMGGAIAAVAAGRGLAVRLRDVAAPPLARGLGEAHSILSGRGSRRRPKEWTIARFHRISPSLTLDGFEAADFVLEAVVEDLEIKRAVLADLEPRVSDACVLATNTSSLSVADIGARLARPDRFVGLHFFNPADRMPLVEIVRGPATSPHTVAVARALAKKMGKTPVVVSDAPGFVVNRLLMPYLAESLQLLAAGGDVVAIDRALERFGMPMGPFALLDQIGLDVAAKVSKVLSAAFGDHLPEDHALAVLAGAGSLGVKSGAGFYAYASGKRRGVREAAVSAVRGTGGAAGAVPGADAAVTRLLYPMINEAARILDEGVAPDARTVDVAMILGTGFPPFLGGPLRWADGIGAAGIARALAASGLARLAPCARLSRMAADGSSFHAGG
- a CDS encoding thiolase family protein; amino-acid sequence: MVPHGRHRGARRGRVSVDHRSQEGPHRHLGGEERRPAADRERAPRDGDHRAGGRPGERAAIRLGAARPGARGARAPVRDPGDPGRADREPPPPPGDRRRLRAGRRRGAPRLRAVRADPALHAAAEGVLDRGRRADPHAQDPPPRRRGEAPRGDRVDVPGWAGGPVVIRPLAERPQILAGARTPFVRAFADLARVPAKELAAAAIREAVARSGLAPEDVDAVVVGNVAGPADAPNIARVASLLAGLPESAPAVTVNRNCASGLEAVIHAARLIELGEAEVVVAAGVESMSSIPLFFREEAREIFLAAGRAKSIPARAAILSRLRPRHVSPISGLEIGLTDPCCGLNMGETAEILAAEFQVPREAQDLFALQSHRDAVAAAPKHAEEIAPYFVPGALVAADVGPRPQQTLEALAKLRPVFDRHLGTVTAGNASPLTDGAAALVLATPARAARRARPAAPLGTLRASATVGLSPRRMGLGPAVAIPRALAAAGVTLADVDLFEINEAFAAQVIACLAALASERFCRDELGLPSLFGEIPRSRLNVNGGAVALGHPVGASGARLVLSILMEMRRRQAKLGVVSLCIGGGQGMAAVVEAP